A part of Fundulus heteroclitus isolate FHET01 chromosome 23, MU-UCD_Fhet_4.1, whole genome shotgun sequence genomic DNA contains:
- the vma21 gene encoding vacuolar ATPase assembly integral membrane protein vma21 has protein sequence MDGSVRASSDSSAGPPPYYRGNEGSLVSALKTLLFFTILMVTLPIGLYFATKAYVFEGSMKMSSSDSYFYAAIVAVLAVHVVLALFVYVAWNEGAPKSKGKHD, from the exons ATGGACGGCTCTGTCCGAGCATCGTCAGACTCGTCTGCCGGACCTCCACCGTATTACAGAGG AAATGAAGGCTCCCTGGTCTCTGCCCTGAAGACCCTGCTGTTCTTCACCATCCTCATGGTGACGCTGCCCATCGGATTGTACTTCGCAACCAAGGCTTACGTCTTTGAGG GTTCCATGAAGATGTCGAGCTCCGACAGCTACTTCTACGCAGCCATCGTGGCGGTGCTGGCCGTGCACGTTGTCTTGGCCCTGTTTGTTTACGTCGCCTGGAACGAAGGCGCGCCTAAAAGCAAGGGCAAACACGATTAA